In the Variovorax sp. S12S4 genome, one interval contains:
- a CDS encoding long-chain-fatty-acid--CoA ligase, with product MTDRPWLGSYPQGVPADIDPSQYPSLVALMEESFAKYADRTAYSFMGKDVSYGETDKLSRAFAAYLQGLALAKGDRVAVMMPNCPQYPIAVAAILRAGLILVNVNPLYTPRELEHQLKDSGAKAIVIMENFGTTLQQCIAATPIKHIVLAAMGDRLGFLKGALVNYVVRNVKKLVPQFSLPGAVRFNDALDQGASRTLQVPVIGPDDVAVLQYTGGTTGVSKGAVLLHRNVIANVLQSEAWNEPAMAQVPAGEQPTGVCALPLYHIFAFTVGMMLSMRTGGKLILIPNPRDLAGVLKELSKHTIHTFPAVNTLFNGLANHPDFNTVNWKNLKVSVGGGMAVQAAVAKLWLEKTGCPICEGYGLSETSPSATCNPTDSKAYTGTIGLPLPSTSLKLLDDEGREVPPGQPGEIAIKGPQVMAGYWQRPDETAKVMTADGYFKTGDIGMVDERGYFKVVDRKKDMILVSGFNVYPNEVEDVVAQIPGVLECAAVGIVDEKTGEAVKLVIVKKDPSLTEAQVREYCKANLTGYKQPRIVEFRTDMPKTPVGKILRRELRDAKK from the coding sequence ATGACCGATCGTCCCTGGCTGGGCAGCTACCCGCAAGGCGTGCCTGCCGATATCGATCCTTCCCAGTACCCGTCGCTGGTGGCGCTCATGGAAGAGAGCTTTGCCAAGTACGCCGACCGCACGGCCTACAGCTTCATGGGCAAGGACGTGAGCTACGGGGAGACCGACAAGCTCAGCAGGGCCTTCGCGGCCTACCTGCAAGGCCTGGCGCTGGCCAAGGGCGACCGCGTCGCGGTCATGATGCCCAACTGCCCGCAGTACCCGATTGCGGTGGCGGCCATCCTGCGCGCCGGCCTCATCCTGGTGAACGTGAACCCGCTGTACACGCCGCGCGAACTCGAGCACCAGCTCAAGGATTCGGGTGCCAAGGCGATCGTCATCATGGAAAACTTCGGCACCACGCTGCAGCAGTGCATCGCGGCCACGCCCATCAAGCACATCGTGCTGGCGGCCATGGGCGACCGGCTCGGGTTTCTGAAGGGCGCGCTCGTCAACTACGTGGTGCGCAACGTCAAGAAGCTGGTGCCCCAGTTCAGCTTGCCGGGCGCGGTGCGCTTCAACGATGCGCTCGACCAGGGCGCGAGCCGCACGCTTCAGGTGCCGGTCATCGGCCCCGACGACGTCGCCGTGCTGCAGTACACCGGCGGCACCACGGGCGTGTCGAAGGGCGCGGTGCTGTTGCACCGCAACGTGATCGCGAACGTGCTGCAGTCCGAGGCCTGGAACGAGCCGGCCATGGCGCAGGTGCCGGCCGGCGAGCAGCCCACCGGCGTCTGCGCGCTGCCGCTGTATCACATCTTCGCCTTTACGGTGGGCATGATGCTGAGCATGCGCACGGGCGGCAAGCTCATCCTTATTCCCAACCCGCGCGACCTGGCGGGGGTGCTCAAGGAACTCTCCAAGCACACGATCCACACCTTCCCGGCCGTCAACACGCTGTTCAACGGGCTGGCCAACCATCCTGACTTCAACACCGTCAACTGGAAGAACCTCAAGGTCTCGGTCGGCGGCGGCATGGCGGTGCAAGCCGCGGTGGCGAAGCTCTGGCTCGAGAAAACCGGCTGCCCCATCTGCGAGGGCTACGGCCTTTCGGAAACCTCGCCATCGGCCACCTGCAACCCGACTGACAGCAAGGCCTACACCGGCACCATCGGCCTGCCGCTACCGAGCACCTCGCTCAAGCTGCTCGACGACGAGGGCCGCGAAGTGCCGCCGGGCCAGCCGGGCGAAATCGCGATCAAGGGCCCGCAGGTGATGGCCGGCTATTGGCAGCGGCCCGACGAAACCGCCAAGGTCATGACGGCCGACGGCTACTTCAAGACCGGCGACATCGGCATGGTCGACGAGCGCGGCTACTTCAAGGTGGTCGATCGCAAGAAGGACATGATCCTGGTGTCGGGCTTCAACGTGTACCCGAACGAGGTCGAAGACGTGGTGGCGCAGATTCCGGGCGTGCTCGAATGCGCTGCCGTCGGCATCGTCGACGAGAAGACCGGCGAGGCCGTCAAGCTCGTGATCGTCAAGAAGGACCCTTCGCTGACCGAAGCGCAGGTTCGCGAATACTGCAAAGCAAACCTAACGGGTTACAAGCAGCCGAGGATCGTGGAGTTCCGCACCGACATGCCGAAGACGCCTGTAGGAAAGATCCTGCGGCGCGAGTTGCGCGACGCCAAAAAGTAA
- a CDS encoding ABC transporter permease subunit encodes MLRFLLTRVSLLVPTFIGMTLLAFFLIRLVPGDPIETMAGERGIDPARHAQLRTAYGFDEPVIVQYGIYIGRVLQGDLGKSLITQESVMSEFLALFPATMELGVCAIAFALLLGLPAGILAAVRRNSIFDHGVMATSLTGYSMPIFWWGLLLILFFSVQLGWTPVSGRISVQYFVEPQTGFLLIDALRAGETDAFWSALHHLILPAIVLGTVPLAVIARMTRSAMLEVLGEDYIRTARAKGLSRFRVVGLHALRNALIPVVTVIGLQVGVLFTGAILTETIFSWPGVGKWLIEAIGRRDYPVLQGGMLLLGGIVMLINLLVDVTYGVINPRIRH; translated from the coding sequence ATGCTTCGCTTCCTACTCACGCGCGTGAGCTTGCTGGTGCCGACCTTCATCGGCATGACGCTGCTTGCCTTCTTTCTCATCCGGCTGGTGCCGGGCGACCCCATTGAAACCATGGCCGGCGAGCGCGGGATCGACCCCGCACGCCACGCCCAGCTGCGCACGGCTTACGGCTTCGACGAGCCGGTGATCGTGCAATACGGCATCTACATCGGCCGTGTGCTGCAGGGCGACCTCGGCAAATCGCTCATCACGCAGGAATCGGTGATGAGCGAGTTCCTGGCGCTGTTCCCGGCCACGATGGAACTCGGCGTGTGCGCAATTGCCTTCGCGCTGCTGCTGGGGCTTCCGGCCGGCATTCTTGCGGCGGTGCGGCGCAACTCCATCTTCGACCACGGCGTGATGGCCACGTCGCTCACCGGCTATTCGATGCCGATCTTCTGGTGGGGGCTGCTGCTGATCCTGTTCTTCTCGGTGCAGCTGGGGTGGACGCCCGTTTCAGGCCGCATCTCGGTGCAGTATTTCGTCGAGCCGCAGACCGGCTTTCTTCTGATCGATGCGCTGCGTGCCGGCGAGACCGATGCCTTCTGGTCCGCGCTGCATCACCTGATTCTTCCGGCCATCGTGCTCGGCACCGTGCCGCTCGCGGTCATTGCGCGCATGACGCGGTCGGCCATGCTCGAGGTGCTTGGCGAAGACTACATTCGCACTGCGCGCGCCAAGGGCCTTTCGCGGTTTCGGGTGGTGGGGCTGCACGCGCTGCGCAATGCGCTGATCCCGGTGGTCACTGTCATCGGCCTGCAGGTGGGCGTGCTCTTTACGGGGGCGATTCTCACCGAGACCATCTTCTCCTGGCCCGGCGTCGGCAAGTGGCTCATCGAGGCCATCGGGCGGCGCGACTATCCGGTGCTGCAGGGCGGCATGCTGCTGCTCGGCGGCATCGTGATGCTGATCAACCTGCTGGTCGACGTGACCTATGGCGTCATCAATCCACGCATCCGGCACTGA
- a CDS encoding ABC transporter permease subunit, with protein sequence MATTHAVSSSAGGSAPPGPWREFWTAFSANRGAVIGLATIVLLLFVALFAPWIAPHAPNETNSAVFLLPPAWQQGGSVSYLLGTDAIGRDILSRLMYGARLSLSIGVAVVALSVVVGVVLGLVAGFFRGVLEIAIMRMMDIVLTMPSLLMAIVIVAILGPGLINAMVAVAIVVLPHYVRITRAAVIAEISRDYVTAARVSGAGTLRLMFREVLPNCAAPLIVQASLGISTAILDAAALGFIGLGAQPPSPEWGTMLADAREFVLRAWWVVTFPGLAILAAVLAFNLLGDGLRDALDPKLKR encoded by the coding sequence ATGGCAACGACACACGCAGTTTCAAGCAGTGCAGGGGGCTCGGCACCCCCCGGCCCCTGGCGCGAGTTCTGGACGGCCTTCTCGGCCAACCGCGGCGCGGTGATCGGCCTTGCCACCATCGTCCTGCTGTTGTTCGTCGCGCTGTTTGCGCCGTGGATCGCGCCGCATGCGCCCAACGAGACCAACAGCGCCGTCTTCCTGCTGCCGCCGGCATGGCAGCAGGGCGGCTCCGTGAGCTATCTGCTGGGCACCGACGCCATCGGGCGCGACATTCTTTCGCGGCTGATGTACGGCGCACGCCTCTCGCTGTCCATTGGCGTCGCGGTGGTGGCGCTGTCGGTGGTCGTCGGCGTGGTGCTCGGGCTGGTCGCGGGCTTCTTTCGCGGCGTGCTGGAGATCGCGATCATGCGGATGATGGACATCGTGCTCACGATGCCCAGCCTGCTGATGGCCATCGTGATCGTCGCGATTCTCGGGCCGGGGCTGATCAATGCCATGGTCGCGGTGGCCATCGTCGTGCTGCCGCATTACGTGCGTATCACGCGCGCGGCGGTCATTGCCGAGATCTCGCGCGACTATGTGACCGCCGCGCGCGTGAGCGGCGCCGGCACGCTGCGGCTGATGTTCCGCGAAGTGCTGCCCAACTGCGCGGCGCCGCTGATCGTGCAGGCTTCGCTCGGCATCTCCACCGCCATCCTCGACGCGGCGGCGCTGGGCTTCATCGGCCTCGGCGCGCAGCCGCCTTCGCCCGAATGGGGAACGATGCTGGCCGACGCGCGCGAGTTCGTGCTGCGCGCCTGGTGGGTCGTCACCTTTCCGGGCCTGGCGATTCTTGCGGCCGTGCTGGCCTTCAACCTGCTCGGCGACGGCCTGCGCGACGCGCTCGACCCGAAGCTCAAGAGATGA
- a CDS encoding ABC transporter ATP-binding protein, with translation MNMLLDIKDLHVEFPTQGGVLHAVDGVSLSLEEGEVLGIVGESGSGKSVTMMALMGLVGFPGRVRADHMRFAGKELLGISDKARRTLVGKEVAMIFQEPTTSLNPCFTIGFQLMETLRLHLHLDKRTARKRATELLEQVGIPAASSRLGSYPHQLSGGMNQRVMIAMAIACNPRLLIADEPTTALDVTIQAQILDLLRELQKERGMALVLITHNMGVVSEMAQRIAVMYAGQVMEQQRVDRLFANPQHPYTEALLAALPERAVPEGRLATIAGVVPGVHDRPEGCLFAPRCSYVTTKACNVRPALRAAPSQPGAQVRCHFPLGEPGRMAAIEADRPKVVEALS, from the coding sequence ATGAACATGCTCCTGGACATCAAGGACCTGCACGTCGAATTTCCCACCCAGGGCGGCGTGCTGCACGCGGTCGACGGCGTGAGCCTTTCGCTCGAGGAAGGCGAGGTGCTCGGCATCGTCGGCGAATCGGGCTCGGGCAAGAGCGTGACGATGATGGCGCTGATGGGCCTCGTCGGCTTTCCGGGTCGCGTGCGCGCGGACCACATGCGCTTTGCGGGCAAGGAGTTGCTCGGCATTTCCGACAAGGCGCGCCGCACGCTGGTCGGCAAAGAGGTCGCGATGATCTTCCAGGAGCCGACCACCAGTCTCAACCCCTGCTTCACCATCGGCTTCCAGCTCATGGAAACGCTGCGGCTGCACCTGCATCTGGACAAGCGCACCGCAAGGAAGCGCGCAACCGAGTTGCTCGAGCAGGTCGGCATACCCGCCGCCTCGTCGCGCCTGGGCAGCTATCCGCACCAGCTTTCGGGCGGCATGAACCAGCGCGTGATGATTGCGATGGCCATTGCCTGCAACCCCCGCCTCTTGATTGCCGACGAGCCGACCACCGCGCTCGACGTGACCATCCAGGCGCAGATCCTGGACCTGCTGCGCGAGCTGCAGAAAGAGCGCGGCATGGCGCTGGTGCTCATCACGCACAACATGGGCGTGGTCAGCGAAATGGCGCAGCGCATTGCGGTGATGTATGCGGGCCAGGTCATGGAGCAGCAGCGCGTGGATCGCCTCTTCGCAAATCCGCAGCACCCCTACACCGAGGCCCTGCTGGCCGCGCTGCCCGAACGCGCCGTGCCCGAGGGACGGCTGGCCACCATCGCGGGCGTGGTGCCGGGCGTGCACGACCGTCCGGAGGGCTGCCTCTTTGCGCCGCGCTGCAGCTACGTGACAACCAAGGCCTGCAACGTGCGGCCGGCGCTGCGTGCGGCGCCATCGCAGCCAGGCGCGCAGGTGCGCTGCCACTTTCCGCTCGGCGAGCCGGGGCGCATGGCGGCCATCGAGGCGGACCGGCCCAAGGTGGTGGAGGCATTGTCGTGA
- a CDS encoding peptide ABC transporter ATP-binding protein, with product MSALPGDVVVEARNLQRTYDVRRGLFRPPAQLRAVGDISFRIERGRTLAVVGESGCGKSTLARMVALIEKPTAGQLTLVGHDAVSPQPDQRRELRQAVQLVFQNPYGSLNPRKKISTVLEDPLAINTSLGKPERAAKARDMLARVGLRPEYANRYPHMFSGGQRQRIAIARALMLEPRLLVADEPVSALDVSIQAQVLNLLADLQAELGLAYLFISHDLGVVRHIAHDVLVMYLGHAVEQGPKARIFARPLHPYTQALLASTPGLSSQRIVLKGELPSPLNPPTGCVFSTRCPHVTQRCREERPLLRALDERLVACHYAEKFLDGSPPVRADVPLSPPFAAPVATNL from the coding sequence GTGAGCGCGCTGCCGGGCGACGTCGTCGTGGAAGCGCGCAACCTGCAGCGCACCTATGACGTGCGTCGCGGCCTGTTCCGCCCGCCGGCGCAGTTGCGCGCCGTCGGCGATATTTCCTTTCGCATCGAGCGCGGGCGCACGCTCGCCGTGGTCGGCGAATCGGGCTGCGGCAAGTCCACGCTCGCGCGCATGGTCGCGCTGATCGAAAAGCCGACGGCTGGGCAGCTCACGCTGGTCGGTCATGACGCGGTGAGCCCCCAGCCCGACCAGCGGCGCGAACTGCGGCAGGCCGTGCAGCTGGTGTTCCAGAACCCCTATGGGTCGCTCAATCCGCGCAAGAAGATATCGACCGTGCTGGAGGACCCGCTCGCCATCAACACGAGCCTTGGCAAGCCCGAGCGCGCCGCCAAGGCGCGCGACATGCTGGCGCGTGTGGGCCTGCGGCCCGAATACGCGAACCGCTATCCCCACATGTTCTCCGGCGGACAGCGCCAGCGCATTGCCATTGCACGCGCGCTCATGCTGGAGCCGCGCCTCTTGGTGGCCGACGAGCCGGTGTCGGCGCTCGACGTGTCGATCCAGGCGCAGGTGCTGAACCTGCTGGCCGACCTGCAGGCCGAGCTCGGCCTGGCCTATCTCTTTATCTCGCACGACCTCGGCGTGGTGCGGCACATTGCGCACGATGTGCTGGTGATGTACCTCGGCCATGCGGTGGAGCAGGGCCCCAAGGCGCGCATCTTCGCGCGGCCGCTGCACCCTTACACGCAGGCGCTGCTTGCTTCCACGCCGGGCTTGAGCAGCCAGCGCATCGTGCTCAAGGGCGAGCTGCCTTCACCGCTCAACCCGCCCACGGGCTGCGTCTTCAGCACCCGCTGCCCGCATGTGACGCAGCGCTGCCGCGAGGAGCGGCCCTTGCTGCGCGCGCTCGACGAGCGGCTGGTGGCCTGCCACTACGCCGAGAAGTTTCTCGACGGCTCGCCCCCGGTTCGCGCCGATGTGCCGTTGTCTCCGCCGTTCGCCGCGCCCGTGGCGACGAATCTCTAG
- a CDS encoding ABC transporter substrate-binding protein produces the protein MKTQPFVSRHSRKLAALLAPTALAVLTLAGGAVSAKTLVYCSEGSPENFYPGVNTTGTSFDVTTQVYNTIVEFERGGTRVVPGLAEKWDISADGTQYTFHLRKGVKWHSTSKSFKPTRDFNADDFIFMLERQWKESDPFFKVTSQNHSYFNDMGMPKLLKSVDRIDEYTVKIVLNKAEAPFLANLAMQYAGIQSKEYAIAMLKAGTPEKVDQDPIGTGPFYLVQYQKDAVIRFKAFPQYWGGKAKIDDLVFAITPDASVRWAKLQKGECHVMPYPNPADLDAIRKDPNVQLLEQPGLNVGYLSYNTTKKPFDDVRVRKAINMAINKKAIIDGVYLSTGVAAKNPIPPTMWSYNDATKDDGYDPEAAKKLLAQAGLADGFSTDLWAMPVQRPYNPNAKRIAELMQADLAKIGVKAEIKSFEWGEYRKRLQAGEHQMGMLGWTGDNGDPDNFLYTLLGCASAQSASGSNISKFCYQPYEDLVLKAKTATKQADRDALYKKAQVIFKEQAPWFTIAHAVQLKPVRKEVVDFKLSPFGRHTFYGVDIK, from the coding sequence ATGAAGACCCAGCCATTCGTTTCGCGCCATTCGCGAAAGCTCGCCGCGCTGCTCGCGCCGACGGCACTCGCCGTGCTCACCCTGGCCGGCGGAGCCGTGTCCGCCAAGACGCTCGTCTATTGTTCGGAGGGCAGCCCCGAGAACTTCTATCCGGGCGTGAACACCACCGGCACCTCGTTCGACGTGACCACGCAGGTCTACAACACCATCGTCGAATTCGAACGCGGCGGCACCAGGGTCGTGCCCGGCCTGGCCGAAAAATGGGACATCTCTGCCGACGGCACGCAGTACACCTTTCACCTGCGCAAGGGCGTGAAGTGGCACAGCACCAGCAAGAGCTTCAAGCCGACGCGCGACTTCAACGCCGACGACTTCATCTTCATGCTCGAGCGGCAGTGGAAGGAGAGCGACCCGTTCTTCAAGGTCACGAGCCAGAACCACTCGTACTTCAACGACATGGGCATGCCCAAGCTGCTGAAGTCGGTTGATCGCATCGACGAGTACACGGTGAAGATCGTGCTCAACAAGGCCGAGGCGCCGTTCCTTGCCAACCTTGCAATGCAGTACGCGGGCATCCAGTCGAAGGAATACGCCATTGCCATGCTGAAGGCGGGCACGCCCGAGAAGGTCGACCAGGACCCGATCGGCACCGGCCCGTTCTACCTGGTGCAGTACCAGAAGGATGCGGTCATCCGCTTCAAGGCCTTTCCGCAGTATTGGGGCGGCAAGGCCAAGATCGACGACCTAGTGTTCGCGATCACGCCCGATGCCTCGGTGCGCTGGGCCAAGCTGCAGAAGGGCGAGTGCCACGTGATGCCCTACCCGAACCCGGCCGACCTGGACGCCATCCGCAAGGACCCGAACGTGCAGTTGCTCGAGCAGCCGGGCCTCAACGTGGGCTACCTGTCGTACAACACCACGAAGAAGCCCTTCGACGATGTGCGCGTGCGCAAGGCCATCAACATGGCCATCAACAAGAAGGCCATCATCGACGGCGTGTACCTGTCGACGGGCGTGGCCGCGAAGAACCCGATTCCGCCGACCATGTGGTCCTACAACGACGCGACCAAGGACGACGGGTATGACCCTGAAGCCGCCAAGAAACTGCTGGCGCAAGCCGGCCTGGCCGATGGCTTCAGCACCGACCTCTGGGCCATGCCGGTGCAGCGCCCCTACAACCCGAATGCGAAGCGCATCGCCGAGCTGATGCAGGCCGACCTTGCCAAGATCGGCGTCAAGGCCGAGATCAAGAGCTTCGAATGGGGCGAGTACCGCAAGCGCCTGCAGGCCGGCGAGCACCAGATGGGCATGCTGGGCTGGACCGGCGACAACGGCGACCCGGACAACTTCCTCTACACGCTGCTGGGTTGCGCCTCGGCGCAATCGGCGAGCGGCAGCAACATCTCCAAGTTCTGCTACCAGCCGTACGAAGACCTCGTGCTGAAGGCCAAGACCGCAACCAAGCAGGCCGACCGCGATGCGCTCTACAAGAAGGCGCAAGTCATCTTCAAGGAGCAGGCACCATGGTTCACCATTGCGCATGCGGTGCAGCTGAAGCCGGTGCGCAAGGAAGTGGTCGACTTCAAGCTCAGCCCGTTTGGCCGCCACACCTTCTACGGCGTGGACATCAAGTAG
- a CDS encoding 5'-methylthioadenosine/adenosylhomocysteine nucleosidase produces the protein MSAPVAIVAAMHEELSALLAQMPDEQRVRAAGRDFWIGHLHGQPVVAVLSRIGKVAAAITATVLLERFGVRAIVFTGVAGGLAPGVNVGDVVVASELLQHDLDASPIFPKYEVPLMGMARFTADAAIADALSVVATQVLSDPAALIGQQALDEFGIEAPRVHRGLLVSGDRFVSTTAESEALRRDLPDALAVEMEGAAMAQVCHDYGVPFAAMRTISDRADDAAHGDFARFVVEVASRYSLALVGAWLAALPLSGETSAAT, from the coding sequence ATGAGCGCACCCGTTGCCATCGTCGCAGCCATGCATGAGGAGCTGAGCGCGCTCCTTGCGCAGATGCCCGACGAGCAGCGCGTGCGCGCGGCGGGGCGCGACTTCTGGATCGGCCATTTGCACGGCCAGCCGGTGGTTGCGGTGCTGTCGCGCATCGGCAAGGTGGCCGCGGCGATCACGGCCACGGTGCTGCTCGAACGCTTCGGCGTGCGGGCCATCGTGTTCACGGGCGTTGCCGGCGGGCTTGCGCCCGGCGTGAACGTGGGCGACGTGGTGGTCGCGTCGGAACTGCTGCAGCACGACCTCGATGCCTCGCCGATCTTTCCGAAGTACGAAGTGCCGCTCATGGGCATGGCGCGCTTCACGGCCGATGCGGCCATTGCCGATGCGCTTTCTGTCGTGGCAACGCAGGTGCTGAGCGATCCGGCTGCATTGATCGGCCAGCAGGCGCTCGACGAGTTCGGCATTGAAGCGCCCAGGGTGCATCGCGGCTTGCTGGTGAGCGGTGACCGCTTCGTATCGACCACGGCCGAAAGCGAAGCATTGCGAAGGGATCTTCCCGATGCACTGGCGGTGGAAATGGAAGGCGCCGCGATGGCGCAGGTGTGCCACGACTACGGCGTGCCGTTCGCGGCCATGCGCACCATCTCCGATCGCGCCGACGACGCGGCGCATGGCGACTTCGCACGCTTCGTTGTCGAAGTGGCGAGCCGCTACAGCCTTGCGCTGGTCGGCGCGTGGTTGGCCGCGCTGCCGCTTTCGGGCGAAACCTCTGCTGCTACTTGA
- the corA gene encoding magnesium/cobalt transporter CorA yields MLNIFTLANGRLVQEEIESLEELSKFQPIWVDLESPTLEEKRWIKQYYGLSIPEDAMDEDIEESARFYEEDNGELHIRSDFLIDDDEDPRSVRVAFILNQHNTELRSRGVLFSIHDEDVPVFRLLRMRARRAPGLIEDAKEVLLKLFDADAEYSADTLENIYDELEIAGKKVLEGNVSDELAGEVLGAIARQEDLNGRIRRNVMDTRRAVSFMMRSRMLNAEQFEEARQILRDIESLDNHTAFLFDKINFLMDATVGFININQNKTIKIFSVASVALLPPTLIASIYGMNFKFMPELDWSLGYPYALALMAASALVPMWYFRRRGWLK; encoded by the coding sequence ATGCTCAATATATTTACGCTCGCCAACGGTCGCCTCGTTCAGGAAGAGATCGAGTCTCTGGAGGAGCTTTCCAAGTTCCAGCCGATCTGGGTCGACCTCGAATCGCCCACGCTCGAGGAAAAGCGCTGGATCAAGCAGTACTACGGCCTCTCGATCCCCGAAGACGCGATGGACGAGGACATCGAGGAATCGGCGCGCTTCTATGAAGAAGACAACGGCGAGCTGCACATCCGCTCCGACTTTCTGATCGACGACGACGAAGACCCGCGCTCGGTGCGCGTTGCGTTCATCCTGAACCAGCACAACACCGAGCTTCGCAGCCGCGGCGTGCTGTTCTCGATTCACGACGAAGACGTGCCGGTGTTCCGCCTGCTGCGCATGCGTGCGCGCCGCGCGCCGGGGCTGATCGAAGACGCGAAGGAAGTGCTGCTCAAGCTGTTCGACGCCGACGCCGAATACTCGGCCGACACGCTCGAGAACATCTACGACGAGCTGGAGATTGCCGGCAAGAAGGTGCTCGAAGGCAACGTGAGCGACGAACTGGCCGGCGAGGTGCTGGGCGCCATTGCGCGGCAGGAAGACTTGAACGGCCGCATCCGCCGCAACGTGATGGACACGCGCCGCGCGGTGAGCTTCATGATGCGCAGCCGCATGCTCAATGCCGAGCAGTTCGAGGAGGCGCGGCAGATCCTGCGCGACATCGAGTCGCTGGACAACCACACGGCCTTCCTGTTCGACAAGATCAACTTCCTGATGGATGCGACCGTCGGCTTCATCAACATCAACCAGAACAAGACCATCAAGATCTTCTCGGTGGCCAGCGTGGCGCTGCTGCCGCCCACGCTGATCGCGAGCATCTACGGCATGAACTTCAAGTTCATGCCCGAGCTCGACTGGTCGCTGGGCTATCCGTATGCGCTGGCGCTGATGGCGGCAAGCGCGCTGGTGCCCATGTGGTACTTCCGCCGGCGCGGCTGGCTCAAGTAG